The following coding sequences are from one Oncorhynchus nerka isolate Pitt River linkage group LG6, Oner_Uvic_2.0, whole genome shotgun sequence window:
- the pin4 gene encoding peptidyl-prolyl cis-trans isomerase NIMA-interacting 4, whose amino-acid sequence MPPKGKGGKEAGKGGKEAGKGGKGGKGGAAAGGGDKDKKEEKTIKGGTSVKVRHILCEKHGKCMEAMEKLKAGVRFSEVASQYSEDKARQGGDLGWMIRGSMTGPFQDAAFALPNSTMDKPIYTDPPVKTKFGYHIIMVEGKK is encoded by the exons ATGCCACCTAAGGGGAAAGGTGGCAAGGAGGCAGGGAAAGGTGGCAAGGAGGCAGGGAAAGGTGGCAAGGGAGGGAAAG GTGGAGCTGCTGCGGGGGGTGGTGACAAAGACAAAAAGGAAGAGAAGACGATTAAAGGAGGCACTTCTGTTAAG GTCAGACATATCCTGTGTGAAAAACATGGTAAATGTATGGAGGCGATGGAGAAACTGAAGGCTGGGGTTCGCTTCAGTGAAGTGGCCTCACAGTACAGTGAAGACAAAGCCAGACAAGGG GGTGATCTGGGCTGGATGATAAGAGGGTCTATGACCGGACCCTTCCAGGACGCTGCCTTCGCCCTACCCAACAGCACCATGGACAAACCCATTTACACTGACCCCCCCGTCAAGACCAAGTTTGGCTACCACATCATCATGGTGGAAGGGAAGAAATGA
- the nxt2 gene encoding NTF2-related export protein 2, translating to MTATVDFRTHVDASCRYSEEFTNIYYDCMDKKRRNLMRLYLDKATLVWNGNAVSGQAALGDFFESLPSSEFSIQTLDCQPVHEQATQGQTTLLVVTAGQVKFDGQKQRYFNQNFLLTAQASPTSDQPVWKIASDCFRFQDWSS from the exons ATGACTGCAACAGTT GATTTCAGGACCCACGTTGACGCGTCATGCAGGTATTCAGAGGAGTTCACCAACATATATTATGACTGCATGGACAAGAAAAGAAGG AACTTGATGCGGCTCTACCTGGACAAAGCGACCCTGGTTTGGAACGGGAATGCTGTGTCAGGGCAGGCTGCTCTTGGAGACTTCTTTGAGTCACTTCCCTCCAGCGAGTTCAGTATCCAGACTCTGGACTGTCAGCCAGTGCATG AACAGGCAACCCAGGGCCAGACCACGCTGCTGGTAGTGACGGCAGGACAGGTGAAGTTTGACGGTCAGAAGCAGCGTTACTTCAATCAGAACTTCCTCCTCACAGCCCAGGCCTCCCCCACCAGTGACCAGCCTGTCTGGAAGATCGCCAGTGACTGTTTCCGCTTCCAGGACTGGAGTAGCTGA
- the psmd10 gene encoding 26S proteasome non-ATPase regulatory subunit 10 has translation MMEQTVSNVEVCNLAFTGEFDKLKKCILTDKSLACKTDQDQRTALHWACSAGHVKIVEFLLDLGVEVNLQDDAGWTPLHIAASAGREEIVKSLINKGAQLNSVNQNGCTPLHYAASKDRYEIALLLLESGANPNVTDKLESTPLHRASTKGNCRLIQLLLKQRASTNIQDSEGNTALHLACDEERVEAAKLLVENGASIYIENKEEKTPLQISKGGLATLLRRIVGGNV, from the exons ATGATGGAGCAAACTGTTTCAAATGTGGAAGTCTGTAATTTAGCCTTCACTGGTGAATTTGACAAATTAAAGAAATGTATTTTAACGGATAAATCGCTCGCTTGCAAAACGGACCAG GACCAAAGGACCGCTCTCCACTGGGCCTGCTCGGCTGGACACGTCAAGATCGTTGAGTTTCTGTTGGATTTGGGGGTGGAAGTCAACCTACAAGATGAT GCCGGTTGGACTCCCCTCCACATCGCAGCATCTGCAGGCAGGGAGGAGATAGTGAAGTCACTGATTAACAAAGGAGCCCAGCTGAACTCAGTCAACCAGAACGGCTGCACCCCTCTGCACTATGCTGCCTCCAAGGACAGATATGAG ATCGCCCTCCTGTTGTTGGAGAGTGGAGCGAACCCTAATGTCACAGATAAACTGGAGTCTACTCCCCTACACAGAGCTTCAACCAAGGGCAACTGCCGTCTGATCCAGCTGCTGCTCAAACAGCGCGCTTCTACCAACATACAGGACTCTGAGGGAAACACTGCACT CCACCTGGCGTGTGACGAGGAGCGTGTGGAGGCAGCTAAACTCCTGGTGGAGAACGGAGCCAGCATCTACATAGAGAACAAGGAGGAGAAGACACCATTACAGATCTCTAAAGGAGGTCTGGCCACTCTGCTGAGGAGGATCGTAGGAGGAAACGTCTGA
- the acsl4a gene encoding long-chain-fatty-acid--CoA ligase 4, with protein MGLHQSELHSLLLLPLHLVVWLYSLLSFLPWYYFTGAGEKRTRATRVKARSTSGRSEGPYRCVDCFQSLATEDFPGKDTLDKLFQQAVQRFGDSDCLGTREVLSEENESQPSGKVFTKLILGEYCWLSYQQVDSVVSYMGSGLAALGQQSKSMVAIFCETRAEWMISAQACFRYNFPLVTFYATLGEEAVTFGLNETGVTHLITSTELLETKLKGVLSQIPKLKHIISVDQRRVSTEGYPPGLAIHSMASVQELGSQPDNLARPVVSPQPSDLAVVMYTSGSTGRPKGVMVVHSNLTAGMTGQCERIPGLGPKDTYIAYLPLAHVLEMTAEISCMAYGCPIGYSSPQTLSDQSTKIKRGSRGDSSVLKPTLMAAVPEILDRINKNVMRKVGEMSYIQRTLFNLGYNYKLEQVKRGYDAPLCNVLLFSKVRRLLGGRVRLMLSGGAPLSSATQRFMNICFCCPVGQGYGLTETCGAGTITEVADNSTGRVGAPVICCEIRLRDWLEGGYTNQDKPHPRGEILIGGPNITMGYYRNESNGQDYFVDEKGQRWFCTGDIGEIHPDGCLQIVDRKKDLVKLQAGEYVSLGKVEAALKNCSLIDNICAYANSEQNYVISVVVPNQKMLTELARQRGVKGSWEEVCTHPAMEEVVLKEIKEVATSIKLQRFEIPVKVHLSPEPWTPETGLVTDAFKLKRKELKNHYLQHIERMYGRP; from the exons ATGGGTCTCCACCAATCAGAGCTCCACTCcttgctcctcctccccctccacctcgtGGTGTGGCTGTACTCCCTTCTTTCCTTCCTGCCCTGGTACTACTTCACCGGGGCTGGGGAGAAGAGAACCCGGGCCACGCGGGTCAAGGCTCGCTCCACCTCCGGGCGCTCCGAGGGGCCGTACCGCTGTGTAGACTGCTTCCAGagcctggccacagaagacttcCCTGGGAAAGACACGCTGGACAAACTGTTCCAGCAAGCCGTACAGCGCTTTGGGGACTCTGACTGTCTAGGGACAAGAGAGGTACTGAGTGAGGAGAATGAGTCCCAGCCCAGCGGAAAGGTCTTTACGAAG CTGATTCTGGGGGAGTACTGCTGGCTGTCCTACCAGCAGGTAGACTCTGTAGTGAGTTACATGGGCAGCGGGTTGGCAGCACTGGGCCAGCAGTCTAAGAGTATGGTTGCCATCTTCTGTGAGACGAGAGCTGAGTGGATGATCTCTGCTCAGGCCTGCTTCAGATACAACTTCCCAT TGGTGACATTCTATGCGACACTGGGAGAGGAGGCGGTGACATTTGGACTGAACGAGACAGGAGTCACACACCTCATCACCAGCACAGAACTACTGGAGACCAAACTGAAG GGTGTTCTCTCTCAGATCCCCAAGCTGAAACACATCATCTCTGTAGACCAGAGGAGGGTCAGTACAGAGGGATACCCACCTGGTCTCGCCATCCACAGCATGGCATCAGTACAGGAGCTGGGGTCACAGCCTGACAACT TGGCTAGGCCGGTGGTGAGTCCTCAGCCATCAGACCTGGCTGTAGTGATGTACACCAGTGGTTCTACAGGCAGACCCAAAGGAGTCATGGTCGTCCACAGCAACCTCACCGCTGGAATGACCGGACAGTGTGAACGCATCCCTGGCCTGGG gcctAAAGACACCTACATAGCCTACCTGCCTCTGGCCCATGTTTTGGAAATGACAGCAGAAATCTCTTGCATGGCGTATGGCTGTCCCATCGGTTACTCCTCCCCTCAGACACTCTCTGACCAG tccactaagataaagagaggaagtagaggagaCAGCTCTGTGCTGAAACCAACTCTAATGGCTGCTGTACCG GAAATCCTGGATCGCATCAATAAGAATGTGATGAGGAAGGTTGGGGAGATGAGTTACATTCAGAGGACGCTGTTCAACCTGGGATACAACTACAAACTGGAGCAGGTTAAGAGGGGTTACGATGCTCCTCTCTGCAATGT gctgCTGTTCAGTAAGGTGCGCAGGTtgctgggtggcagggtgagGCTGATGTTGTCTGGAGGGGCTCCGCTTTCTTCCGCCACACAGAGGTTTATGAACATATGTTTCTGCTGTCCTGTGGGCCAGGGGTACGGACTGACGGAAACCTGTGGAGCTGGCACCATCACCGAGG TGGCAGACAACAGCACGGGTAGAGTTGGCGCTCCTGTCATCTGCTGTGAGATCCGACTCagggactggctggagggaggctaCACCAATCAGGACAAACCTCACCCCCGAGGGGAGATTCTGATTGGAGGGCCTAACATCACTATGGGTTACTATAGGAACGAGAGTAACGGCCAGGACTACTTTGTGGACGAGAAGGGTCAGAGGTGGTTCTGTACAGGAGACATAGGAGAGATCCACCCTGACGGATGTCTGCAGATAGTGG ATCGTAAGAAGGACCTAGTGAAGCTCCAGGCTGGGGAATACGTCTCTCTGGGGAAAGTAGAAGCTGCTCTGAAGAACTGCTCCCTCATCGACAACATCTGTGCTTACGCGAACAG TGAGCAGAACTATGTGATCAGTGTTGTGGTACCCAACCAGAAGATGTTGACTGAGCTGGCCAGACAGAGGGGAGTGAAAgggagctgggaggaggtgtgCACCCACCCTgccatggaggaggtggtgctgAAGGAGATCAAAGAGGTGGCCACTTCAA TTAAACTCCAGAGGTTTGAGATCCCAGTCAAGGTCCACCTCAGCCCAGAGCCCTGGACCCCTGAGACAGGACTGGTGACTGATGCCTTCAAGCTGAAGAGAAAAGAGTTAAAGAACCACTATCTCCAACACATAGAGAGGATGTATGGGAGACCATAA